In Tissierellales bacterium, the genomic stretch TCCATAAAATACAGCATCATGAATAATGATAGCGAATTTATAGAATCAGACTCAATAGAAACACCACAACAAGGAGAAGGTAAAACACAAAAAATATTAGTAGATATAATAAATGATTATAAAACAAAGCATGACATCAAAGGAGTTGCAATGAGTGTACCAGGTGGTATTGATGATGATGGATATATTCATTTTATGGGGCAAGTAATAGATTTACAAGATATGTATCTAAATAAATACATAAAAGAACATACAGGGCTTAACTGTGTATATGATAATGATGTAAACTGTGTCGCTATGGCTGAAAAATCTATGGGAAATGCAGTGGATAATAAAAACTTTGTATGCATAACTATAGGAACTGGTATAGGCGGTGGAGTTTTTATAAACAACCAGCTATACAGGGGTCATAGAGGAATGGCAGGAGAATTTGGTATAAATATATTAGAACATAGACTATCGCAATTAGAAAATATACCTATGAGAACTTTTAGTAGATTAGGTTCAACATATAACTTAATAGACAGAGTTAATAAGTTGAAAAATACTAGTTTAGATGGAGTTCAAGTTTTTGAATTAGCTAAAGAAGATAAGGATGTACAAGACTTAATAGAAGATTTCTACTTTTCATTAGCTATAGGAATATATAATATAGTTTATAGTTTTGCTCCAGAAAAAGTTTTACTAGGTGGTGGGATAAGTTCTAGAGATAATCTAATAGAAAATATTAATAGATATTTAAAATTATTAAATCCAGAAATATTAGATATGGTTACAATAGACACTTGTAAATTCCAAAATGATTCAGGGAAAATAGGCGCATTGTATAAATACTTGAGTAATAATATTTAATTAAAGTAAGAAAGTAAACTTATAATTAACTCAAAAATTAATATTCATAATATAAGCTGATGTAATGTTACATCAGCTTATATTTTTAAAATATATCTAAAGAGATAAAACAATATGAATTATAATGATATATAAACTTAAGGAGATTACAAGATACAAAACTTCAGCGAATATAATAGTTAAAACTCTAAAAAAGATTTTAGATATAAAGGAGACGTAAGAGGGGTATGTTTGGAAAAATAAAAGGTTTTAAAGTAAATGAGAATATAGTGAAAGTAGAGTTTGAAAATATAGAAGCTAAAATAAATATAATAAGTCCTATTATAATAAATTTCTTTGTACCTAATTATAGAGATGAACAAAATTCAAAGGCAATTGAAAATTTGAAAATACAACACTGTAGATATGAAGTAGATAGATATATTGATAATATAACAATAAAAACAGATGAATTAATTATAAAAATATACGATGAATTTAAAGTTGATATATATAATAAAGATGGAAAATTAATATGTGAAGATTATAGAGGAGCTAGAGAACCTTTTATAAAAAATTGTGCAGGAAGATTAGATATTGCAGCTCAAGAAGGACATAAACCAACAGAGCATATGGAGTACAAAG encodes the following:
- a CDS encoding ROK family protein, which encodes SIKYSIMNNDSEFIESDSIETPQQGEGKTQKILVDIINDYKTKHDIKGVAMSVPGGIDDDGYIHFMGQVIDLQDMYLNKYIKEHTGLNCVYDNDVNCVAMAEKSMGNAVDNKNFVCITIGTGIGGGVFINNQLYRGHRGMAGEFGINILEHRLSQLENIPMRTFSRLGSTYNLIDRVNKLKNTSLDGVQVFELAKEDKDVQDLIEDFYFSLAIGIYNIVYSFAPEKVLLGGGISSRDNLIENINRYLKLLNPEILDMVTIDTCKFQNDSGKIGALYKYLSNNI